The stretch of DNA aagcttgagtttcaagcttgcttaaaactaaCACCATGCATCAAAATCAACTACCAGAACCTTTAATCAACCAATATTGAGCATAAAAACCGaaccctaaccatttctaaacctaacagcccctattCCTCAAAAACACAAGCCCAAACTAAACTTAAATTCAAGAACTAGCGCAAGGAGTTGCTAAAGCTTACCTTGGCTTGATTTCTTCTTGAATCCCTTGCTGCAAGCACCAAAAATCCACAACAAAACCCCCTGGTTTTGGCtgcttcgaagagagagagaaaatggaAAGAGTTGTTCTTCAATTTTTGgtcttttttcttaatttcacTAAATGAAGTAAAAGGTAGGGAAAATCAATTTCCCTTGCTGAGAAATCAGCTTGCTAGGTGTCACCTACTCATGGCAGCCACCTATTCCACTAATTAACCAAATGTCTAAAATGCTCTTAACCCAAAAACTAAGgtttttctaaagctaggggtaaaatggtcaaattccataatcccgctcaatcccgataatttattttctctaaaatattccccgctaagaaataaagttctaaacttactcatgtgatcaaactagacatccatcgcattttccgttgtcgccgagcaaaaattacaaaaataacatatttcacatattaatcaaataatacccctagagtttaataaaatctccaaaattgagaaagtataactctaatatttatttctaattattggggtccacaattaaataaattcataaataattataaaataacagaaattagtgctaattgccttttttaatccaatttactaaagcggtcattacacttagtccatgagtcttttttatttatgagagtatttattacagagaatgttcttggtagaTTTTCTCTCTTTGGCTCTTttgaaacccagaattctcgacccccgcCTTAATGTGTTTGGGggatatttatagtgtttttttgtggggtgatccctagaaccgAGCTACATGTCTTTCTGTATTTTTTCAGTGGGGCACGCATTCCCAACCAGTGTAACATAGGAAATGCATGGTCTATACCCTAGGTATTTTAGGAGTTAGGTTGATGTAATCCATTATCCcttcttgactgatgtgattcctcataaagtagccgtcactaggctTATTAATCATAGCGTAATAGCTGTAGAAGGGGGGTTACGCCGTCAGACTTAATACTTATGGCAGTTCCAATACGCCTTCTCCCGTgcgacattaaatgcgaggtgactgttcaGGTAGAGTTTAATACCTCCCGGAGGTGCTTTGCTATAGCTTTGCTCTCCAGGAGTACGTGGGTCCCTCATACCTTCTCCGGGAGGTATGTTTCTTGTTGATCCTCTTGATTAAAAAGACTTAGTCGAATTATCTCGAGACCTTATTCCTCAAATCCACGTGTCGCAGTTgcgttggtccacgtattttggacaaAATTAAGGGCAACAATGGTATTgactttaaaaaattaatttgaatattattatattgatgtgtattttgtgtatttgtgaagtGTGTAGTTATCACACGACACATACTAGTACTATCACAATTTTTCTTACTGCCATTATACTACTAATACTATCACTATGACACACACTATGtagttttgattttgattttcgaACTTTTGAACTTTGGATTGACCTTCATAAGTgtagatttgaaattaatattttatttaaatctaACGAATACAGTCTTGGTACTTAATTTAAATAACTAGAATTTggatttttctaaaaaaaaaattgattgagtTGATTGGGTCAACCCGTGATATGCCAACCCGCTAACTCGCCAACCCAACCTTATCGTGGGTTTAGGTCCATTTTTTTGGACTTAAAACTCGCAGACCCAAAACCTGGTCAAGCCACCTGATGTTCAATTCTAATTAATATCACTTAAAAtctataatttaataaacaatcaAGGCACATCTTCCCAAACTGGCCTTATGTATGATATATTAATAACTAGTAAATGTAGTCACGCTTCGCGCGGTTATATAATAgtgtaaatataaatttaagtactatattttaaaaattattgacTGTTCtttctatttagttaaattataatttagataTAGTATTTTGCAAAATAAAGTATAACGATACACTGAGTCTAATTGTGATCATATTTTTACACTAACAttaaaactttcttttcttaacCCTCAATAACGATTGTGATCTAATTTATGATCTAATTACACTGAAGTGATCTAATTACAACAAACCAATCAAATTCAATCCAATTacaaagaattaaatatctagtTATAGTGTGTTGCACCCTTAAATTTTAGaatcaaattaataaaattctaGGTGCTATTATGTCTTTGAGTCTCTCTTTTTAAGAGTATTTTGTCTCTCTTTTTGAGAGTGTGAGTTTCTTTTCAATCAGTTTGTAAAGGTGTTTTTTGTCTTGTCTTGTTTCTGTCTTACTGCTACGATCTTTCTTTCATCTTTCGTGTTTTTTTGTCGATACCCTATTTTTACTCCTGTTCTTTATGGCGTCTAGCAGCCGTGGTGGTGAAGATTTATCCAAAGCATGGGCAGATATGTgtttagaagaagaagaaaatgcaGAGGCTATATTCAAGGATGAAGATGAAGTTGAAGTTGAACCTGAATTTGATGGCAGATTATGTTTAGTGGGGAAACTATTGACAGGGAAGGTGACAGACTACTAGGTACTCCAAAACTTAATAGTTGATTTGTGGAAACTTGGCAAAGGCATGTATGTCAAAATCCTAGAACAAAATCGATTTCTCTTCCAATTTTACCATGAAATCGATATACAAAGGGTCATTAACGGAAGTCCTTGGACTTATGGCTAGAAACAACTTATCATTGAAAGGCTTAAACCAGGTATAAATCCAAAGAACACGACTCTGAACTATCTTGATATGTGGGTTCAAATCCACGATTTACAATcgggatttaaaatagaaaaagctATTCTGGAAGCAGGTCAATTTATTAGAGAATATTTGGAATCCGATCCAAATAATTTCTCTGGTGTTTGGCAGGAGTATTTTTGAATTCGTGTTCGTATTAACATAGCTCTGCCTCTCAAAAGAAGAATAAAGTTTAGACGTAGAGGGAATGCATCCTTTTTCTATGCCAATTTCAAATATGAAAGAGTCGCCACCTTTTGCTTCATCTGTGGAGTATTAGGCCATTCTGAAAGATTTTGTGGGAAGCTATATGATACCCCTCTTGACCAAATTGAAAAGCCATATGGCATGTGGATGAAGGCCCCAACGAAAAGACAAAATTTCCTCATGGCTTCACCATGGCTGTGGCATGGAAAGACGACAACTCCGATCGACACTGATGATACTCCGATAGCCTCACCCGGATTTAACTCTGCTCCTCCATCAATGGCACAGTCAAAGGAGATTCATGAAAATTAGCCTTCGGATGGCAAGGATAATTCCCATGATGAACCAGCTGTGATCCTTAATGACAATATTTCCACTTTTATTTCTGATAAAGAGCTGGAAATCCTAGATACTAAGAGAAAGAGAATTGATACAGTTGCAAATGGGCCTGCTTATTCGAGTTCTCCCATGGAAACTAAGTCCACATTTTTCTCCTCAAAGATAGCTGATGGACAGTCAAAAAACGTCAATATGGTGGGTCCTGGTGGTGTCCAGGCCCACCAATCATTATGAGTATAATAAGTTGGAATTTtcatgggcttgggaacccacaGGCCCAACAATTCTTTGAAGACATATGCTGTCAAAGGAAACCCAAGTTTGTTTTTCTATGTGAGACTTTATGCAAAAAAGATGTTGTGGGTAAAATTCAAAAACGTTTGGGCTTTGAAGCTTCCTTTAATGTTGATGCCCAAGGTAGATCGGGTGGGCTTGCTTTTCTTTGGAAAGTGGCTGATGAGGCCCAGCTCCTCAGGTTCTCGCAGAACCATATCGACGTTCATATCGATCTTCTTGGGATTCATCCCTGGCGCTTGACTGGCTTCTACGGCGAACCAAATCACAACCTCCGATCGAGAACATGGAATCTCCTCAGGTCTCTCTCTGCTGAGTTTCAACTGCCCTGGTGTGTTATCGGAAGcctaaataatattacaaaccaAGCTGAGAAAAGGGGCGGACGTGCTTACCCTTCTTCTCTCATTGAAGGCGTCCACTCTGCTCTTCACGATTGCCATCTCCATGACTTGGAGCTTCGAGGTTACCCTTACACATGGGAGCGTGGAAGTAACACAGGTCAACTTGTTGAGATTAGGCTTGATAAAGCTCTTGTCACTCAACAATGGTTAAATATCTTTCATGAGGTAACTCTTACTAACCTTGACTTCTCTTGTTCCGATCACACTCCAATTATTCTGGACTTTAACAATGGCAGCCATGGTAACTTTGTTCATCACTTCCGATTTGAAAATTTATGGTGCCGTGAACCTATGTgcaaaaaaatagttaaagctTGCTGGGAAGAGAATGGTCAATTGTCTcttgttgaaaaaataaaaatgtgtggtCTGGCTCTTGATAACTGGGGAAAAAGTCTCAAAGGCAATTTTAAAAAGAGATTGACAAAGAGCAAAAGTGTTATGGCAGCTATAAAACATGATGATAATTCATTTTCTTACCAAGATTATGTTGTAGAGAAGAGTAATTATTTTGAGATACTTGCCCAACAGGAAATATATTGGAAGCAACGATCAAAACAATATTGGCTCAATGCTGGCGATAAAAATAGCAAATACTTCCATGCCTCTGCGAGTGCTAGGAAAAGAAACAACCAAATTCACCAACTTCAAGACTCAAATGGCAACTGGGTTCGATGGGATACTGGTTTGGATAAGGTAATTTCAGAGTATTTTTCAAATCTTTATTCTACTAGTGGTGCTCATCCTGATTTGGTGGTAAATGCAGTTAGTGGCATTGTTAATAGTTCTCAGAATGAGGACTTGCTCCAGCCGGTGACAATTGAAGAAGTTAAAAATGCCTTATTCCAAATGCATCCCGATAAAGCCCCCGGGCCTGACGGAATGGGACCAGGATTTTTCCAAAAGCACTGGGATATCATTGGAGCGGATATTGTTGTCTTGGTTACTGATTTTTTCGATACTGGGGAACTTCCAAGAGACCTCAATACAATCAACCTTGTCTTAATTCCGAAAAAGAAGAACTTTCTGTCTATGAACGACTTGCGGCCTATTGCTCTTTGCAACGTGTTGTATAAAATTGTCTCCAAAGTGATGGCAAATCGAATGCGGGGTATTATTGACAAGATTATCGCAACCACTCAAAGTGCGTTTATTCATGGAAGATTAATCTCTGATAATGTAATGATCGCATTTGAAGTTATGCACTACCTAAAGCGCAAGACAAAAGGGAAAAAAGGCTTCATGGCTCTTAAGCTCGACATGAGCAAAGCCTATGACCGGGTTGAGTGGAGTTATCTTCAGGCAATTATGAGTCGCATGGGTTTTCATGATAAGTGGATCTACCTTATAATGTCGTGTCTCACCTCGGTTTGGTACAATGTTATCCATGGAGGTCATATTGTTGGCCCTATTACTCCAACCCGAGGTATTCGCCAAGGTGACCTTTTATCTACTTATCTCTTTATAGTTTGTGCTGAAGGCTTATTAATGCTCATCAATTCTGCTGAATCAAACCGCATCATCCATGGATGTCGGGTTGCAAGAGGAGCCCCCTCCATCACACACATGCTATTCGCAGATGATAGCTACCTTTTTTGTCAAGCTTCGATTGGTGCAGCCCAAGGTGTTAGAAATCTACTTTATGAGTTTGAACATGCATCTGGTCAAAAGGTCAATATTGCCAAGTCCTCTATATTTTTCAGCCCCAACTCTGATGCTCAAACCCGGTCTCATATTAGCTCTATCCTTGGAATGGCCGAAGCTTCAGATGATAGCCTATACTTAGGCTTACCCAATATCATCGGCCGCAACAAATCAACTATCTTTGGCTTCTTGAAAAATAAAGTTATTGCTCGCCTCAATAGTTGGGATGGCAACTTTCTCTCTCATGCCGGTAAAGAAATTCTTCTCAAAACTGTCATTCAGTCTCTACCTACATATGCCATGAGTGTCTTTCTAATTCCTCTAGGCATCTGTGAAGACATTGAGAAGCTTATGGCGGGATTTTGGTGGAACACCTCATCTAGTAAGGGTCGAGGTATTACTTGGATGTCTTGGGAGAGAATGACTGTTTCAAAAGATGAGGGTGGTATGGGTTTTCGATGCCTTCAAGAGTTCAACCTTGCTATGCTTGCTAAACAAGGTTGGAGATTATTATGTCACCCTGAGTCCCTTGTAGGACGTGTATTCAAGGCAAAATACTTCCCCAATACTGATTATCTCTCAGCTGAACTTGGCAACAACCCCAGTTTTGTGTGGCGCAGTATTTAGGGCGCCCAAAGTGTGGTCCGAACCAGTGCTATTTGAACAATTGGGAATGGACTTACTACAAATATTACTTCCCATCCATGGATTCCACATTCTTCTAACAGGTTTTTTCATCATCTCATCCGACTTTATATGAACAAACTGTTGATTCTCTCTTTACAATTGATGAAAGAAGATGGGATGCTAAAATCATAAACGATTTGTTCAACCACCGGGATGCTACACTGATTCTTGGCATTCCTTTGTCACCAAATGCCGATACTGATTTCTGGTCCTGGTCTGGAGAACGTTCAGGCATTTTCTCTGTGAAAAGTGCTTACACTCTTCTGCAAAATGGCAAGCCCAAGAGCCAAGGAGCTGATAACTCTGGGTTTTGGCGCAAACTGTGGCATCTAAAGATCCCCCCAAAGGTTAAGAACTTTCTGTGGCGTGCTACCTTTGATTGCTTCCCAACATGCCTCCAACTTGTGTCAAAACATGTGAGAATCTCATCCTCTTGCTCGGTATGTAAATCCTATCCTGAAACGACTGTCCATGCTTTATTAAACTGTCAACTTGCTTTGCATTGCTATTCAACATTGGGGATTACTTTGAATATGGCTTTATCATCCTCATTTGGCAATTGGCTCCAAGAAGCTTTCCTAAAACTTGATGAGGATCAAGTATGTCGTGCTGCGATGCTATGTTGGGCCTTGTGGAAAGCAAGAAATGCTACTGTATAGAACAAAAAACAGTCTTCCCATACCGAGATCCTGGCGTCAGCTTGTACAACCCTCGATCACTGGCGAAAAGCTCAAGACAATACATTAGACGATCAGCAAATCGAGTCGCTCATGTTGTAGCAAGGCACTCTCGATTTTTTCCTGGTTGTAGCATTTTTGAGCATAATGCTTGGGCTGATTTAAAAGCCCTCTTGTACTCTGAATGCTAATATTTCAATGAAGTTGCTATttcatctttaaaaaaaaaatatatatctagtTATAGTTGGATAGGATTGGAAGTGAGTTgttgtattttaattaaattggatAGGATTTTGGAAGAAACTTTCAAAATCTAACTAAAAACTTGATTTAATctacatgtaatacatattaaatacatattgtatttattcatatatatatatatatatatatattaaaaaacatttaatttttaataaattttgtacagtaattattttataatatatatttttttaatattaaaattttgataaaataataaataaaaatttataacctCTAGAACATTTATCAtcaaatttttttcataaaatgaTAAAGCCTCACAAATTagtaaaatagaaagaaaatcatataaaatgccacctaatttttttcttcttacatTATATGAATATATGGATATAGATTATTTATAGTATATAGGGGTGTTCGCAGTGCGGGTAATGCAGGTTTAAGTTATTTTCTCAAACTAAACCACATATgcgatttttgtaattttttaaatcgTAACCGCACTGCAAGATCTTAAAACTGCGAAAAACTACACTGCGAAAATATGGTGCAGTATGGTGCGATTTATCAAacgttaaaataaaaattaaaaaattcgtccaataaaattttaacaattattcaagaaaaaaaaaactatcttATTAAACTTTTAACGTCATgatatatatactaatcaagttattatattaaattatttctaaaaaattatataatatacatatatatatatatattacatattatatatatcaataCTAATTTagcaataaaaaattagaaaaataaaaaataaaaataatttatatgaatgtttcttaaatttaattttgtaaaaatatgagTTGTTCATATatcaaaaaagaaattataatataaaaattagtatctTTGTAATGTATAATGTGGTGCAATTTGAATcacaattattaaatttaaaacctCAAAAACTGTATTTTTTGTGTGGTATAGTATTTATGAAGTGTAGGTAGGGATGCACATTTTCCCCATGGGGATGGGGCCCTACGGGGACCTGCCCCTAATGGGGCGGGAATTCCCCGTCTAAATAAGGAACGGGGCAGGGACGGGGATCAAATTTTGTCCCCGAATATTAAACGGGGTGGGGATGGGGATGCCACTTCCCACCCCGACGGGGATccgtttaatttattaattatttttttattgatatattatattttatatatgcgtttgtatttttttttagtatattaatatcatttttactatttttgaagttgtgttttttttttataataattaactatattgaatagtaaataatatgtaatattttctcttttatgtaatttaataattttatacatttaaatttttaaaataaactttatttttacaaTAGGGGATTCTCCGCCCCGTCCTCGCCCCATTAGGGGATTTCCTGCCCCGTCCCCGATGGGGAATAAGCAGGGATGGGGCGGGGATGGAGATTAAAATTCTTAACAGGGATAGGGACGGTGAGAGCACTCCCCGCTAATTCCCCGCCCCGTGTGCATCCTTAAGTGTAGGCAATTTAATAAACACCtgaatctaaaataatatttaagtagcTAAGTGATATtctttcaaaaaacaaaaaagtagCTAAGTAATATTTCAAGAAAAGCATAGGGAGTATTAAAAacgataaatactattttggactgttttgcaaaagttactaattagactctatgttttgttaaataacaaaatagaccttaaattttccaaaatggtaaaaataagaccacgagctcaattttcaataattttatttttaatataaccaattttaagacaatttttaacacgaacagatacagaaaatgtaactagttttgtcttaacatctctagatcagattattattaagttttattttgacaaaaaatcaattcagagtcctatttgtacaattttcaaaaatacaaggtctattttatcatttaacaaaacatagagtctaattggtaacttttataaaatacatggtacaaaatattatttacccATTTAAAAAAACCACAGAAAAACcctaattttgtttattttatttctttcttttcttatgCAAAGCCCTAATTTTTGTCGAACGCGTTGCATAAATTGCTGCAAATACAAATAGAATAAGAGGGAGGGAAAGAGCAAATTGCCCCAAGGGAGAACGGCTTCCATTGATTTTGATTTCGACCAAGGGAGGAAGAAGAGGTACCGTTGTCTGTAACCATTTTCTCTCCGTCCAAACATCTTTCCAGAACTAGAAACCTGTTTGATTTGTTTGGCAGTTGAATTTGACCTAGTTCTGATTTCAAGCTTCGGCTTTCTTGTATACtgttcaaattgatttttttgagACAAAAATGGGGGATTCCGATACACGTAATATCCGAAGCATATGCATATTAGCTCATGTCGATCACGGCAAGACCACGCTTGCCGATCACTTGATCGCCTCTTCCGGAGGTGGTTTACTCCACCCTAAGCTCGCCGGGCGTCTCCGGTTCATGGACTATCTCGATGAGGAGCAGCGGCGCGCCATTACCATGAAGAGCTCCTCAATAGGTCTCCGGTATAAGGAGCATTCCATTAACCTTATTGATTCCCCTGGCCATATGGATTTCTGTAGCGAGGTCTCTACGGCGGCGCGATTGAGTGACGGAGCATTAGTTTTGGTTGATGCCGTCGAAGGTGTTCATATCCAAACCCATGCGGTTTTGCGGCAAGCTTGGATTGAGAAGCTAACCCCGTGTTTGGTGCTTAACAAGATTGATAGATTAATTAGTGAGCTTATGTTGAGTCCCATGGAGGCGTATACGAGGTTGTTGAGGATTGTTCATGAAGTCAATGGCATTGTGAGTGCGTATAAGTCTGAGAAATATTTGTCAGAAGTTGATTCGATACTTGCTGGGCCTTCTGGTGAATTTGGAGATGAGAGTCATGAATTTGTAGAGGACGATGAGGAAGATACTTTTCAACCCCAAAAGGGAAATGTGGCATTTGTGTGTGCATTGGATGGATGGGGTTTTACTATACATGATTTCGCCGAGTTCTATGCTTCCAAGCTTGGGGCAAGTGCAGCTGCATTGCAAAAGGCGCTATGGGGTCCTCGGTATTTCAATGCAAAGAGTAAGATGATTGTGGGGAAGAAGGGAATTGGTGGAGGAAGTAAAGCTCGTCCTATGTTTGTTCAGTTTGTGCTTGAGCCACTTTGGCAAGTTTACCAGGCTGCTTTGGATACTGATGGAGACAAAAAGATGCTTGAGAAAGTAATTAAGTCATTTAATCTGTCTGTACCACCTCGGGAGCTTCAAAACAAGGATCCCAAAATTGTACTTCAATCAGTGATGAGCCGTTGGCTTCCTCTGTCTGAAGCAGTGTTATCAATGGTAGTCAAGTGTATGCCTGACCCTATTACAGCACAGGCATTTCGAATTCCACGTTTACTCCCCAAAAGAGAGGTTGTCGTTGATGAAGTTGATTCTGATGTGCTTGCAGAGGCTGAGCTTGTGAGAGCATCGGTTGAAGCTTGTGATTTGAGTCCGGAAGCTCCTTGTGTTGCTTTTGTATCCAAGATGTTTGCTGTTCCGAAGAAAATGCTTCCTCAAAGGAATTCCCAAGGTGAATTCATCAATAATTATATTGATGAAAGTGAAGATGATGACTCGGGCGAATGCTTTCTTGCATTTGCGAGGATCTTTAGTGGGGTTCTTTATTCAGGACAGAAGATTTATGTACTTTCAGCTCTATATGATCCATTAAAAGCAGAGTCAATGCAAAATCATGTACAGGAGGCTGAGTTGCAATCTGTGTACCTAATGATGGGTCAAGGTTTAAACTCTGTTCCTTCTGCTCGTGCAGGAAATGTTGTGGCAATAAGAGGCCTCGGCCAATATATTCTGAAAAGTGCAACTCTTTCTTCCACAAAGAACTCTTGGCCATTCTCAAGTATGGAGTTTCAAGTTGCTCCAACCCTTAGAGTTGCTATTGAACCATCTGATCCTGCAGATATAACTGCATTAATGAAAGGTTTAAAGCTTCTAAACAGAGCAGACCCGTTTGTAGAGGTCACAGTTTCTTCAAGGGGAGAGCATGTTCTGTCTGCTGCAGGGGAAGTTCATCTTGAGAGATGCATAATGGATTTGAAGGAGAGGTTTGCTAGAGTAAGCTTGGAAGTTTCACCGCCTCTTGTTTTTTATAAAGAGACTATTGAGGGAGATGCAATTAATACTCTTGAGAATTTAAAAACTTTAGTTGGGAGCTCAGATTATGTTGAGAGGACCACTCCAAATAAAAGGTGTGTCGTTCGGGTGCAAGTCATAAAGCTACCACCTTCTCTAACTAAGGTTCTTGATGAAAGTTCTGATTTACTTGGAGATATTATTGGTGGTAAGACTGGACATACAAATAAAAGATTCCCAACACAGATATCTAGTCTTACGGACACTGATACTCCAATAGAAACCTTAAGAAAACGCATGATAGATGCTGTGGAGAGTGATATTTTGTCAAGGAACGAGAATGATAAGGACCGGGTAGAAAAGCTAAAAGGAAAATGGCTAAAGCTTCTTAAGAGAATCTGGTCACTTGGACCTCGGCAGATTGGTCCTAACATTCTCTTTACTCCAGATTCTGAAGAAAAAAGTACTGACTCCTCTGTTCTCATTCGCGGTTCCTCTCATGTATCCAACAAACTAGGATTCGTAGATGGTTCCGGTCTCTCTGACATAGCAGACAAGACATCCTCAGAATCAACTCAAGCACTGTATGTTGAGGCAGAGCGTCTTGAGAGTAGCATAGTGTCTGGTTTTCAGCTAGCTACAGCAGCTGGCCCGTTATGTGACGAACCCATGTGGGGTTTGGCATTTGTTGTTGAAGCTTTTATTTCTCCAATGACAGCTCCTGATGAATCTGAAACCTCTCAACTGCAGTCTGAACAATATGGTATCTTTAGTGGTCAGGTTATGACAGCTGTTAAAGATGCTTGTAGAGCATCTGTGTTAGAAAAGAAACCACGACTTGTGGAAGCAATGTACTTTTGCGAGCTAAACACATCGACAGAATATCTGGGTCCTATGTATGCTGTCCTTTCACGAAGGAGGGCGCGGGTTTTGAAAGAAGAAATGCAGGAAGGTTCTCCATTGTTCACGGTGCACGCATATGTTCCTGTATCTGAAAGCTTCGGTTTTGCAGATGAGCTTAGGAGGTGGACTTCCGGGGCTGCAAGTGCTCTCCTTGTGCTTAGCCACTGGGAA from Cannabis sativa cultivar Pink pepper isolate KNU-18-1 chromosome 2, ASM2916894v1, whole genome shotgun sequence encodes:
- the LOC133034788 gene encoding uncharacterized protein LOC133034788; the protein is MGDSDTRNIRSICILAHVDHGKTTLADHLIASSGGGLLHPKLAGRLRFMDYLDEEQRRAITMKSSSIGLRYKEHSINLIDSPGHMDFCSEVSTAARLSDGALVLVDAVEGVHIQTHAVLRQAWIEKLTPCLVLNKIDRLISELMLSPMEAYTRLLRIVHEVNGIVSAYKSEKYLSEVDSILAGPSGEFGDESHEFVEDDEEDTFQPQKGNVAFVCALDGWGFTIHDFAEFYASKLGASAAALQKALWGPRYFNAKSKMIVGKKGIGGGSKARPMFVQFVLEPLWQVYQAALDTDGDKKMLEKVIKSFNLSVPPRELQNKDPKIVLQSVMSRWLPLSEAVLSMVVKCMPDPITAQAFRIPRLLPKREVVVDEVDSDVLAEAELVRASVEACDLSPEAPCVAFVSKMFAVPKKMLPQRNSQGEFINNYIDESEDDDSGECFLAFARIFSGVLYSGQKIYVLSALYDPLKAESMQNHVQEAELQSVYLMMGQGLNSVPSARAGNVVAIRGLGQYILKSATLSSTKNSWPFSSMEFQVAPTLRVAIEPSDPADITALMKGLKLLNRADPFVEVTVSSRGEHVLSAAGEVHLERCIMDLKERFARVSLEVSPPLVFYKETIEGDAINTLENLKTLVGSSDYVERTTPNKRCVVRVQVIKLPPSLTKVLDESSDLLGDIIGGKTGHTNKRFPTQISSLTDTDTPIETLRKRMIDAVESDILSRNENDKDRVEKLKGKWLKLLKRIWSLGPRQIGPNILFTPDSEEKSTDSSVLIRGSSHVSNKLGFVDGSGLSDIADKTSSESTQALYVEAERLESSIVSGFQLATAAGPLCDEPMWGLAFVVEAFISPMTAPDESETSQLQSEQYGIFSGQVMTAVKDACRASVLEKKPRLVEAMYFCELNTSTEYLGPMYAVLSRRRARVLKEEMQEGSPLFTVHAYVPVSESFGFADELRRWTSGAASALLVLSHWEALPEDPFFVPKTEEEIEEFGDGSSVLPNTARKLIDNVRRRKGLPVEEKVVQHATKQRTLARKV